In one Methanobacterium sp. genomic region, the following are encoded:
- the cofD gene encoding 2-phospho-L-lactate transferase — MISILSGGTGTPKLIQGIIKIIDPEDINVIVNTVENTYISGNYIAPDIDTVMYTLAGMINEETWYGIHDDTFITHETLKKIGYNEILRIGDKDRAFKIQKTLLMDKYPLSKVVDIQRKNLGIKSKIIPMSDEQSNIKIITDKGEMSFHKFLVEEKGNPEVEDIIYNEVEPSTNLIRTIESSDMVIIGPSNPITSIGPIISMEGVKEVLKKVYVVAVSPIIGKNPVSGPAAKFMNAKGFEVSCTGIANIYQEFMDRFIIDNEDEGSKKKIEKLISDVMTTNTNMKTMDDKVMLARIVLGEIL, encoded by the coding sequence ATGATATCCATACTTTCTGGTGGAACAGGTACTCCAAAATTAATTCAGGGAATAATTAAGATCATTGATCCTGAAGATATTAATGTAATTGTAAATACTGTTGAAAATACATATATATCTGGAAATTACATAGCACCGGATATAGATACTGTGATGTATACCCTTGCAGGAATGATAAATGAAGAAACATGGTATGGCATCCATGATGATACATTCATAACACATGAAACATTAAAAAAAATTGGATATAATGAAATCTTAAGGATTGGAGATAAAGATAGGGCCTTTAAAATCCAAAAAACTTTATTAATGGATAAATATCCTCTTTCTAAGGTTGTAGATATCCAGAGAAAGAATTTAGGTATTAAATCGAAAATTATTCCCATGAGTGATGAGCAATCAAATATAAAGATCATTACAGATAAGGGCGAGATGAGTTTTCATAAATTTTTGGTTGAAGAAAAAGGAAATCCTGAAGTAGAAGATATTATATATAATGAAGTTGAACCATCAACTAATTTAATTAGAACAATTGAATCGTCAGATATGGTTATTATAGGGCCTTCTAATCCAATTACATCTATAGGGCCAATAATTTCAATGGAAGGAGTTAAAGAAGTCCTTAAAAAAGTATATGTTGTGGCGGTATCTCCTATTATTGGGAAGAATCCCGTAAGCGGTCCTGCTGCAAAATTTATGAATGCTAAGGGTTTTGAAGTATCCTGCACTGGAATTGCAAATATTTATCAGGAATTTATGGACAGGTTTATTATAGATAATGAAGATGAAGGATCCAAGAAAAAAATAGAAAAACTAATATCTGATGTTATGACAACAAACACAAACATGAAGACTATGGATGATAAAGTGATGTTAGCCAGAATTGTTTTGGGTGAAATTTTATGA
- a CDS encoding coenzyme F420-0:L-glutamate ligase, with product MEIRLIGIRSIPLINEGDDIADLILNAIDKENIEIEDGDVFVIAETIIAKAEGNIVDLDSIKPSLKAKELADKTGKDPRLVEAIIQESNEIIKVGPDFIISETKHGFVCANAGIDESNVDDGLATPIPADPDRSAALTRESIEKATSKEIVVIISDTQGRAFREGAIGTAVGISGMNPLWDRKGEKDLYGRELQTTSIAVADELAGAASILMGQADEGIPVVLIKGVEYTKRLKNNEATSKDLVRSKKHDVFR from the coding sequence ATGGAAATTAGACTTATTGGAATTAGAAGTATCCCTTTAATAAACGAAGGGGATGATATTGCAGATTTAATATTAAATGCAATAGATAAAGAGAATATTGAGATTGAAGACGGCGATGTTTTTGTAATAGCTGAAACTATAATTGCAAAAGCAGAAGGGAATATAGTTGATCTGGATTCCATTAAACCCAGTCTCAAAGCTAAGGAACTTGCAGATAAAACAGGAAAAGATCCACGCCTTGTTGAGGCTATAATTCAGGAATCAAACGAAATAATAAAAGTTGGGCCTGATTTTATAATTTCAGAAACAAAACATGGATTTGTATGTGCTAATGCAGGTATAGATGAATCAAATGTTGATGATGGGCTTGCAACTCCAATTCCTGCCGATCCTGATAGGAGTGCTGCTTTAACTAGGGAAAGTATAGAAAAAGCGACCAGTAAAGAGATTGTTGTTATAATATCTGATACTCAGGGAAGAGCCTTTAGAGAAGGAGCTATTGGAACTGCAGTTGGAATATCGGGCATGAATCCGTTATGGGATAGGAAAGGAGAAAAAGATCTTTATGGAAGAGAACTTCAAACAACAAGTATAGCAGTTGCAGATGAATTAGCGGGAGCAGCATCGATTTTAATGGGTCAGGCTGATGAGGGAATACCTGTTGTTTTAATAAAGGGTGTTGAATACACCAAAAGATTAAAAAATAATGAAGCCACTTCAAAGGATTTGGTAAGATCTAAAAAACACGACGTGTTTAGATAG
- a CDS encoding IMP cyclohydrolase, with amino-acid sequence MYLGRILAVGCTEKGNFVAYRVSSRSFPNRMVKTFEDRAAIVPKEGHETDVFKNPYIAYNCIRIVDDVAVVSNGAHTDIIAEKIASGMDIRDSIALTLLTMDYEKDDFNTPRIAGATTLEGESYIGIVTKESVIVEKVNTGECSYISTYEHIKPNYVEFICSNADEAAQFIFDGGEFEKFTNPVDSVAAFADKEWKIASL; translated from the coding sequence ATGTATCTTGGAAGAATATTAGCGGTAGGATGTACAGAAAAGGGAAATTTCGTTGCATACAGGGTTTCAAGCCGATCTTTCCCAAATAGGATGGTGAAAACTTTTGAAGATAGGGCAGCAATTGTACCTAAAGAAGGGCATGAGACTGATGTCTTTAAAAACCCTTATATTGCTTATAACTGTATAAGGATAGTTGATGATGTTGCAGTGGTCTCAAATGGGGCTCATACGGATATAATTGCAGAAAAAATTGCTTCTGGAATGGATATTAGGGATTCAATTGCATTAACATTACTTACTATGGATTATGAGAAAGATGATTTTAATACTCCTCGTATTGCCGGAGCAACAACTTTGGAAGGGGAGTCATATATAGGAATAGTTACTAAGGAAAGTGTCATTGTTGAGAAGGTTAATACTGGTGAATGCTCATATATCTCCACATATGAACATATAAAGCCCAATTATGTTGAATTTATTTGTAGCAATGCAGATGAGGCTGCTCAATTCATATTTGATGGTGGAGAATTTGAAAAATTCACCAACCCCGTTGATTCAGTGGCGGCATTTGCAGATAAAGAATGGAAGATTGCTTCCCTATAA
- a CDS encoding biopolymer transporter ExbD, with the protein MTLNVNKYRSKLRENNPRFNMVPFIDVVFTILIFLMVTSSFSATDSSQSDYGKPQITESNGPTEYYLIPVAGLKKVTVNGQDMSGYIKDGAIAVHTDVIDGGEMIIRPKNGEIIITTPLGFSPDKAVKTPGD; encoded by the coding sequence ATGACTCTTAATGTAAATAAATATAGGAGCAAATTACGCGAAAATAATCCCCGGTTCAACATGGTTCCATTTATTGATGTTGTTTTTACTATTTTAATATTTCTAATGGTTACAAGCAGTTTTTCTGCGACTGATTCATCCCAATCAGATTATGGAAAGCCCCAAATAACCGAAAGCAATGGGCCGACTGAATACTATTTAATCCCTGTAGCAGGGCTTAAAAAGGTCACGGTTAATGGACAGGATATGTCAGGCTACATAAAGGACGGGGCAATTGCAGTTCATACAGATGTAATTGATGGGGGCGAAATGATTATCAGACCAAAAAATGGAGAGATAATTATAACCACACCACTCGGATTTTCCCCAGATAAAGCTGTAAAAACTCCTGGTGACTAA
- a CDS encoding MotA/TolQ/ExbB proton channel family protein gives MIYEFLSSTLGTILEMFKSGGVITYIIAIIGIYGFITSIEKIFYLRKISKISPPLIMGTVNDAMEKGGSLEALRSIGKYHNPISKIISEALKIGYRNKIEVEDAMERVFIVEIGSMTKGLGTIKMIIEIAPLLGLIGTVLGMWYTFKALGVDASPTAMAGGIYISLITTIAGLTVAIILLPLYSNITSRIENEMDKIEIAKKMTNWRTAVMRIKVEIEPEGAIDALRESEGIVKVKEIDDPDANIWVAFKPSMLEKSISNIIMEKCNTRAEIIESKLMQ, from the coding sequence ATGATATATGAGTTTCTAAGCAGTACTTTGGGCACTATACTGGAGATGTTTAAAAGCGGAGGAGTCATAACTTATATTATAGCTATTATAGGCATATATGGTTTCATAACTTCAATTGAGAAGATATTTTATTTACGAAAAATATCCAAAATTTCCCCTCCTCTTATTATGGGAACAGTAAATGATGCAATGGAAAAAGGAGGATCTCTTGAAGCCTTACGATCCATTGGTAAATATCATAATCCTATTTCTAAAATAATTTCAGAAGCCTTAAAAATCGGTTACAGAAACAAGATTGAAGTTGAAGATGCTATGGAACGTGTTTTCATTGTTGAAATAGGAAGCATGACCAAGGGTTTGGGCACCATAAAGATGATAATTGAAATAGCCCCGCTTTTAGGACTTATAGGAACAGTTCTCGGTATGTGGTACACATTTAAAGCGCTTGGTGTGGATGCAAGTCCCACTGCAATGGCGGGAGGGATTTATATTTCATTAATTACCACCATAGCAGGACTTACTGTGGCAATAATTTTACTTCCTCTTTATTCTAATATAACAAGCAGAATAGAAAATGAGATGGATAAAATAGAGATTGCCAAAAAAATGACCAACTGGAGAACTGCAGTAATGAGGATAAAAGTTGAAATTGAACCTGAAGGAGCAATTGATGCATTAAGGGAATCTGAAGGAATTGTAAAGGTTAAAGAAATTGATGATCCTGATGCAAATATATGGGTAGCTTTTAAACCCAGCATGCTTGAAAAAAGTATCTCCAATATTATTATGGAAAAATGCAATACCCGGGCGGAAATTATTGAAAGTAAATTGATGCAGTAA
- the rnhB gene encoding ribonuclease HII: protein MKIIGIDEAGRGPVIGPLVVCGVAIEEERLEKLEKLQLKDSKRLTPGRRKVMARRINKIAECHTVHIQAIDIDNLRAKDINLNEIEKIAIKKVIGMSNPDTAYIDCLDVKPQRFCDEMENFRNGLKVIAEHKAEDKYPIVAAASIVAKVERDMEIEKIRKEYRDVGSGYPSDPKTIAFLKRFSYENLPYFVRKSWATVKKNQK, encoded by the coding sequence ATGAAAATTATAGGCATAGATGAGGCAGGGAGAGGGCCGGTAATTGGACCTCTTGTTGTATGCGGAGTTGCAATTGAAGAAGAAAGACTTGAAAAACTTGAAAAGCTTCAATTAAAAGATTCTAAACGTTTGACTCCCGGAAGAAGAAAAGTAATGGCAAGAAGAATAAATAAGATTGCTGAATGTCATACAGTTCATATTCAAGCCATCGACATAGATAATTTAAGGGCTAAAGATATTAATCTAAATGAAATTGAAAAAATAGCCATTAAAAAAGTAATTGGCATGTCCAATCCAGATACTGCATATATAGATTGTCTTGATGTTAAGCCTCAGAGATTTTGTGATGAAATGGAGAATTTCAGAAACGGTCTTAAGGTTATAGCAGAACATAAAGCTGAGGATAAATATCCAATTGTAGCCGCAGCCTCTATAGTTGCTAAAGTTGAGCGGGATATGGAAATTGAAAAAATAAGAAAGGAATACAGAGATGTAGGTTCTGGTTATCCTAGTGATCCTAAAACTATAGCATTTTTAAAACGTTTCTCTTATGAAAATTTGCCATACTTCGTTAGAAAATCATGGGCAACTGTAAAAAAGAATCAAAAATAA
- a CDS encoding rod shape-determining protein: MRLFRKKEEEEEIRKEGIANTLGIDLGTLNTVVAKPSGDKFDLYKIPSVVAVKKEDPSYVLAVGDDAKSMLGRTPEDIVAVRPLRKGVIESVAQAEALLIYAMDRGSGDSMDTIDRIVIGIPGDASEVEKNAVEEIGRKAGASYVLVISEGLAAAIGAGLPIAEASGTMVIDIGAGSSDIVVISLGGITDIETVRLGGDNIDDNIVDKVKEMYSVEIGIHEAEKAKIEIGMVNSGSDIEITKTTVIGKDMETNKPKEVEIDSNLVAEAAEPVVAKLIEALAAILERMSPELISGVYKETVVVGGTSQLKGLKERIFDEVGIPVEISDDPMTVVAKGAAIVAAEPRALEPEVRLKAMK, encoded by the coding sequence ATGCGTCTTTTTAGAAAAAAAGAAGAAGAAGAGGAAATTAGGAAGGAAGGAATTGCAAATACTTTAGGAATTGATTTAGGAACGCTTAACACTGTTGTAGCAAAACCATCCGGAGATAAATTTGATCTATACAAAATTCCATCTGTAGTGGCTGTAAAAAAAGAAGATCCATCTTATGTGCTCGCAGTTGGTGATGATGCAAAATCAATGCTTGGAAGAACTCCAGAAGATATTGTAGCAGTAAGGCCGCTAAGAAAGGGAGTTATTGAAAGTGTTGCACAGGCAGAAGCGCTTCTAATATATGCAATGGATAGAGGTTCAGGAGATTCAATGGATACTATTGATAGAATAGTTATTGGTATTCCTGGAGATGCATCAGAAGTTGAAAAGAATGCTGTTGAAGAAATAGGTAGAAAAGCAGGTGCAAGCTATGTTTTAGTTATAAGTGAAGGACTTGCAGCAGCAATAGGTGCAGGATTACCAATTGCAGAGGCATCAGGTACAATGGTAATCGATATTGGCGCTGGATCAAGTGATATTGTGGTTATATCTCTCGGTGGAATCACAGATATTGAGACGGTAAGACTCGGCGGGGATAATATTGATGATAACATTGTAGATAAAGTTAAAGAAATGTACAGTGTTGAAATAGGAATTCATGAGGCTGAAAAAGCTAAAATAGAAATTGGGATGGTTAATTCAGGTTCAGATATCGAGATTACAAAAACCACAGTAATTGGGAAAGATATGGAAACCAACAAACCAAAAGAAGTAGAGATTGATTCAAATCTGGTTGCAGAAGCTGCTGAACCAGTGGTAGCAAAACTTATTGAAGCACTGGCAGCTATACTTGAAAGAATGTCACCAGAACTTATTTCTGGTGTTTATAAGGAAACTGTAGTTGTGGGTGGAACTTCACAGCTAAAAGGCCTTAAAGAAAGAATATTCGATGAAGTAGGGATCCCTGTTGAAATTTCAGATGATCCCATGACTGTTGTTGCAAAGGGAGCTGCAATTGTTGCTGCAGAGCCAAGAGCACTTGAACCAGAAGTCCGTTTAAAAGCAATGAAATAA
- a CDS encoding archaetidylserine decarboxylase: MFVKGTLKKAGILLTLSVLPFLFGYALVSFIIFSAIAFIMQFFRDPNRKVPQDKGVIVAPADGRILKGKIDKIEIVEHDDPLMEHLLEKGEKGIRVSTFMSPFDVHVNRVPVSGKVIKTKYCPGKFKMALGDIETVNEKNLIVIDSEYGKIGVIQIAGFVARRIVQYVKVGDEVQIGDRIGMIRFGSRVDLILPHKNCKLLVKEGDKPKAAETIIAVMKNE, from the coding sequence ATGTTCGTTAAAGGAACTTTAAAAAAAGCAGGGATATTATTAACCTTATCAGTTTTACCATTCCTATTTGGATATGCTCTAGTTAGCTTCATAATATTTTCAGCTATTGCTTTTATTATGCAGTTTTTTAGAGACCCCAATAGAAAAGTACCTCAAGATAAGGGAGTAATAGTTGCTCCAGCAGATGGAAGAATATTGAAAGGAAAAATTGACAAAATAGAGATTGTTGAACATGATGATCCTTTAATGGAACATTTACTTGAAAAAGGTGAGAAAGGGATTCGTGTAAGTACCTTCATGTCTCCATTTGATGTCCATGTCAACAGAGTTCCTGTTTCTGGAAAAGTTATAAAAACAAAATATTGTCCTGGAAAATTTAAAATGGCTCTTGGAGACATAGAAACCGTGAATGAAAAGAATTTGATTGTTATAGATTCAGAGTATGGGAAAATTGGAGTTATTCAAATTGCAGGTTTTGTGGCAAGACGTATAGTGCAATATGTTAAAGTAGGCGATGAAGTCCAGATAGGAGATAGAATAGGGATGATAAGATTTGGATCTCGCGTAGACCTGATATTACCCCATAAAAATTGTAAATTATTGGTTAAAGAAGGAGATAAACCAAAAGCTGCAGAAACTATAATTGCTGTGATGAAAAATGAATAA
- a CDS encoding archaetidylserine synthase produces the protein MNIRSYTSIADLFSIANASSGFLSIIMASMGDLVLAAKFMLIAVIFDSIDGWVARKIKREDESGFGRNMDSLSDIVSFGVAPGMLLYISCMQYGITYVNMAIALLVVICGILRLSRFNVTADLYTDKFIGLPIPTAALILGTFYLSGFFREYLALLIMILVSLLMISTFEYPKIRDMRILLVGSILLIATLLPQKIISYVASFPVKLLFVIVLLYLLAVPIIELYNRFFRSGPNVR, from the coding sequence ATGAATATCAGATCTTATACCTCAATTGCAGATTTATTTTCTATTGCAAATGCATCTTCCGGTTTTTTATCTATTATTATGGCTTCAATGGGTGATCTTGTTTTAGCTGCTAAATTCATGTTAATTGCAGTCATTTTTGATTCTATTGATGGATGGGTAGCAAGGAAAATAAAAAGAGAAGATGAATCTGGATTTGGAAGAAATATGGATTCTTTATCCGATATTGTGTCATTTGGAGTCGCTCCCGGAATGCTGCTTTACATATCATGTATGCAATACGGAATAACCTATGTTAACATGGCTATAGCTCTTTTAGTAGTAATATGCGGGATATTGAGACTATCTAGATTCAATGTAACAGCTGATTTATATACAGATAAATTTATCGGTTTACCTATTCCTACAGCTGCATTAATACTTGGAACTTTCTATCTTTCAGGTTTTTTCAGAGAATACTTGGCACTGCTCATAATGATACTTGTATCTTTACTAATGATAAGCACATTCGAATATCCAAAAATTAGAGATATGAGAATACTTTTAGTGGGTAGTATATTACTCATTGCAACACTTTTACCTCAAAAAATTATATCCTATGTTGCAAGTTTTCCCGTAAAGCTTTTATTTGTTATCGTGCTACTATACTTATTGGCTGTACCAATTATAGAATTATATAACAGATTCTTTAGAAGTGGTCCAAATGTTAGATAA
- a CDS encoding DUF515 domain-containing protein, which produces MLDKIRGKKKNDKDTPDLRGKNNKKDDSEVKGRLKGMVSRVRKDKDTEKEDKKAPPERKMPRPMPKPTPKVEGKPRLRPPEKKPERKRPGMGAAVGGFGRRIPDDDQRTLIGAAVFGLILIIIVAAGYYFLVYAPYQDALGNAKQMKIDEVNTYFTGPLALDPRKTLLLAEVDGAVTPDQALAVDVLGPATQAWREYQNQQINDKKDPYGRVMITYAAAGKKNVIVKVADSQKLVNEADASVLSNMVIKTPDTVAIPIIISRLQAAGGLINVGNSVDVYLMNATEPETQNQTNQTETQVTNESIPQISGATVLAILRARDSGVITANKTHAQTIAINQLIQSNSRSESANQDVEQLIRAVSARNWDQNEVSNYLRQYGWRLSDFERTSNLGELDAQYLLLLEVPREDSIFLIRNMNNVILTVPTQQAPDWMIRELKAIYG; this is translated from the coding sequence ATGTTAGATAAAATACGTGGAAAAAAGAAAAATGATAAAGATACTCCTGACCTCAGGGGTAAAAATAATAAAAAGGACGATTCTGAAGTTAAAGGTCGTCTTAAAGGCATGGTAAGTAGAGTAAGAAAAGATAAAGATACGGAAAAGGAAGATAAGAAAGCTCCCCCTGAAAGAAAAATGCCTCGACCAATGCCTAAGCCCACACCTAAAGTTGAGGGTAAACCAAGGCTAAGACCTCCTGAAAAGAAACCTGAACGTAAAAGGCCAGGAATGGGTGCCGCGGTAGGCGGCTTTGGAAGAAGAATTCCTGATGATGATCAAAGAACACTTATAGGTGCAGCTGTTTTTGGACTTATACTTATAATAATTGTTGCCGCAGGGTATTATTTCTTAGTTTATGCACCTTATCAGGACGCTTTAGGAAATGCTAAACAAATGAAGATTGATGAGGTAAATACCTATTTTACTGGGCCTCTAGCATTAGATCCACGGAAAACATTACTTTTAGCTGAAGTAGATGGAGCAGTTACGCCAGATCAGGCACTTGCAGTTGATGTATTGGGTCCTGCAACACAGGCTTGGAGAGAATATCAAAACCAACAAATTAATGATAAAAAAGATCCCTATGGAAGAGTTATGATAACTTACGCTGCTGCTGGTAAAAAGAACGTAATAGTAAAAGTCGCTGATTCTCAAAAACTTGTAAATGAAGCAGATGCAAGTGTACTGTCCAACATGGTAATTAAAACCCCAGACACAGTTGCTATTCCAATAATTATTTCCAGACTACAAGCTGCAGGCGGTCTGATTAATGTTGGTAATAGTGTTGATGTATATCTAATGAATGCAACAGAACCAGAAACTCAAAACCAGACTAACCAGACTGAAACACAGGTAACAAATGAGAGTATACCTCAAATAAGCGGCGCAACCGTTCTTGCAATCTTGAGGGCAAGAGATAGTGGTGTCATAACTGCCAATAAAACACATGCTCAAACTATCGCCATCAATCAGTTAATTCAAAGTAATTCACGGAGTGAATCAGCCAATCAAGATGTCGAGCAACTCATAAGAGCAGTATCTGCCAGAAACTGGGATCAAAATGAGGTAAGCAACTATCTAAGACAATATGGTTGGAGATTATCTGACTTCGAAAGAACTTCAAATCTTGGAGAACTTGATGCACAGTACCTATTATTACTAGAAGTTCCAAGGGAAGATTCAATATTCCTTATAAGGAACATGAATAACGTGATATTAACTGTCCCGACCCAACAAGCTCCAGATTGGATGATTAGAGAGCTTAAAGCCATATATGGATAA
- a CDS encoding class E sortase, producing MKLSTFLVIIGLIIISLYFLVEVSYYASAETVLENKSDVPRLLIPKINVDQNINNKSISYGIYHEPKSAKPGFGTTILFGHRTFYGSPFLNLDKLKKGDKITVAWPEIGNVEYTVEKSFIVPASYRMSVEQGKTLFLITCYPLGSSKERLIIQANQTKIYPFQIIKKEDMSKKPYAFAFIGLFLAIGLILDYAYPVKEDKIILFITTIALTLFLLFGYFFPIPAEQLTSYLSNLSSFFGG from the coding sequence ATGAAATTATCAACATTTTTAGTTATAATAGGGCTGATAATTATCTCCCTCTACTTTTTAGTTGAAGTAAGCTATTATGCATCTGCTGAAACTGTACTCGAAAATAAATCAGATGTTCCCCGCTTATTAATACCTAAAATAAATGTTGATCAAAATATTAACAATAAATCAATATCTTATGGCATATACCACGAACCTAAATCCGCAAAACCAGGATTCGGGACTACTATTTTATTTGGGCATAGAACATTCTATGGTTCTCCATTTTTAAATCTTGATAAGCTTAAAAAGGGAGATAAAATAACTGTGGCATGGCCTGAAATAGGTAATGTCGAATATACTGTAGAAAAGTCTTTTATTGTCCCTGCATCTTATCGAATGTCCGTTGAACAGGGCAAAACCCTTTTTTTGATAACATGTTATCCTCTGGGTTCAAGTAAAGAAAGATTAATTATACAGGCAAATCAGACTAAAATATATCCATTTCAGATAATAAAAAAAGAGGATATGTCTAAAAAACCCTATGCCTTTGCATTTATCGGCCTATTCCTTGCAATTGGCCTTATATTAGACTATGCATACCCTGTTAAAGAAGACAAGATAATATTATTTATAACAACAATTGCATTAACGTTGTTTTTACTATTTGGCTATTTTTTTCCCATTCCTGCAGAACAGTTGACTTCATATTTATCAAATTTAAGCAGTTTCTTTGGAGGTTGA
- a CDS encoding dihydroneopterin aldolase family protein: protein MDVDKKFFNNISNRERAIFEGGITIGALFHQFIGTPISIESVPALEKSIEEAMELQPCIEKVKIRINRKMLEDSKSKFEYTALSGEMMDITIISKYNDKKAVIRMKYIEELNYPLMYVEEVDK from the coding sequence ATGGATGTGGACAAAAAATTTTTTAATAATATTTCAAATAGAGAAAGAGCAATATTTGAAGGTGGAATTACTATTGGGGCCTTATTTCACCAGTTTATTGGGACTCCAATAAGCATAGAAAGCGTTCCTGCACTTGAAAAATCCATTGAAGAAGCAATGGAACTGCAACCATGCATAGAAAAAGTAAAAATAAGAATAAATAGAAAAATGCTCGAAGATTCAAAAAGTAAATTCGAATACACAGCATTAAGTGGGGAAATGATGGATATAACGATCATTTCAAAATATAACGATAAAAAAGCAGTTATACGGATGAAATATATTGAAGAACTTAATTATCCGTTGATGTATGTAGAGGAAGTGGACAAATAA
- a CDS encoding ferredoxin family protein produces MIKIDEDLCKGCNICTEFCPRKVYEQSKELDKKGVHLPVPVNEEKCRKCTLCALMCPDQAITVEENEE; encoded by the coding sequence ATGATAAAAATAGATGAAGATTTATGTAAAGGGTGCAACATATGCACAGAATTTTGCCCCCGTAAAGTTTATGAACAGTCCAAGGAACTGGACAAAAAAGGAGTGCATCTTCCCGTACCAGTAAATGAAGAAAAATGCAGGAAATGTACCCTTTGCGCTCTTATGTGTCCAGATCAGGCTATAACTGTAGAGGAAAACGAAGAATAA
- a CDS encoding 2-oxoacid:acceptor oxidoreductase subunit alpha, whose translation MNTTHFFIQGNEACARGAIKAGCRFFAGYPITPSTEIAEDMAVFLPKEGGSFIQMEDEISALGAVIGAVWGGLKGMTATSGPGFSLMQEHIGYAAMTETPLVIVDMQRGSPSTGQPTMASQSDMMQARWGSHGDYEIIAISPSSVQECFDFTAEAFNLAEKYRVPVMVMADEIIGHMREKIAVPDKVNITARKMPDEGPETFLPYKAGADGVSPMPPFGAGYKMHITGLTHDERGYPDASSPEAHSKLVKRLCNKIMEHRNELTRVKELYNEDADIIVVSYGAPSRSAVTAVKKARDEGIKAGHIKLDIVWPFPDEVIKTAAQQAKNIIVVELNLGQIVHEVERVAKGNAEITLLPKIGGEMHQPDEILKMIKKFQ comes from the coding sequence ATGAATACCACGCATTTTTTTATACAGGGAAATGAAGCATGTGCAAGAGGAGCTATTAAAGCAGGCTGCAGATTCTTTGCAGGTTATCCAATAACCCCTTCTACTGAAATTGCTGAAGATATGGCAGTATTTCTACCAAAAGAAGGTGGATCGTTCATACAGATGGAAGATGAAATCTCTGCACTCGGTGCAGTCATAGGAGCTGTTTGGGGCGGTTTAAAAGGAATGACCGCGACATCAGGACCTGGATTTTCTCTAATGCAAGAACATATAGGTTATGCTGCCATGACAGAAACACCTCTGGTGATTGTAGATATGCAGCGAGGTTCTCCTTCAACTGGGCAACCCACAATGGCCTCGCAGAGCGATATGATGCAGGCAAGATGGGGATCTCATGGTGATTATGAAATAATAGCAATTTCACCTTCATCAGTACAGGAATGTTTCGATTTTACAGCAGAGGCATTTAATTTAGCAGAAAAATACAGAGTTCCAGTAATGGTAATGGCAGATGAAATTATAGGACATATGCGGGAAAAAATAGCCGTTCCAGATAAAGTAAACATAACCGCGAGAAAAATGCCCGATGAAGGGCCTGAAACATTTTTACCGTATAAAGCAGGGGCAGATGGAGTTTCGCCAATGCCACCATTTGGAGCAGGATATAAAATGCATATTACAGGATTAACTCATGATGAAAGAGGGTATCCTGACGCTTCAAGCCCTGAAGCCCATTCAAAACTTGTAAAAAGACTTTGCAATAAAATAATGGAACATAGAAATGAATTAACAAGAGTAAAAGAACTTTATAATGAAGATGCCGATATTATTGTGGTTTCCTACGGTGCTCCATCTCGATCTGCAGTCACTGCAGTTAAAAAAGCACGTGATGAAGGTATCAAAGCAGGGCATATTAAATTAGATATTGTATGGCCGTTTCCAGATGAAGTAATTAAAACTGCAGCACAACAGGCCAAAAATATTATTGTTGTTGAGCTGAATCTCGGTCAAATTGTGCATGAGGTAGAAAGAGTTGCAAAAGGCAACGCTGAAATTACTTTACTTCCAAAAATTGGGGGAGAAATGCACCAGCCCGATGAAATCCTAAAAATGATAAAGAAATTCCAGTAA